From one Desulfuromonadaceae bacterium genomic stretch:
- a CDS encoding fused MFS/spermidine synthase — MGRTNAHLALIYAIVFVNGAALMAFEILGSRVLAPSFGNSIFVWGSLIGVFMAGMALGYFFGGVLGDRCRSRLLFALLPTLPGLLLLVFPYYAFPLTAWLADYDLGPRIGPFLACLLLFLLPSVFLGAVSPYAIVLALHDLRRAGQSVGALYAISTVGSIAGTLGTSFYLILWLGTRSALQSIGVLLLVAGVAALFLTERRPAAAPER; from the coding sequence CGGACCAACGCACACCTTGCCTTGATCTACGCGATTGTTTTCGTCAACGGCGCGGCGCTGATGGCCTTTGAAATCCTCGGCAGCCGGGTGCTGGCACCGAGTTTTGGCAATTCGATTTTCGTCTGGGGGAGCCTGATCGGGGTCTTTATGGCGGGGATGGCGCTGGGCTATTTTTTCGGCGGCGTGCTCGGTGACCGGTGTCGCTCGCGGCTGCTGTTCGCACTGCTGCCGACGCTGCCGGGACTGCTGCTGCTGGTCTTCCCGTATTACGCCTTTCCCTTAACGGCATGGCTGGCCGATTATGATCTCGGGCCGCGCATCGGGCCTTTTCTGGCCTGCCTGTTGCTGTTTCTGCTGCCCTCGGTTTTTCTCGGTGCCGTTTCGCCCTATGCCATTGTGCTGGCGTTGCACGACCTGCGTCGCGCCGGACAGAGTGTCGGGGCACTCTACGCGATTTCAACCGTCGGCAGTATCGCCGGTACGCTCGGCACCTCGTTTTATCTCATCTTGTGGCTGGGAACGCGCAGCGCGCTGCAGTCGATCGGAGTGCTGCTACTGGTCGCCGGAGTGGCTGCCTTGT